The following coding sequences lie in one Gemmatimonadota bacterium genomic window:
- a CDS encoding CBS domain-containing protein: MPARATEPLPALEARSTDAGAPHLPEPALTVGDLMSHEAFAVHAESTLHDAARLMWEHDIGAVPVVDARGIVIGIVTDRDIAMSAFFSGDALSSIRVESAMSRDVAAVQPTLNVYRAAGVMRRHQVHRLPVVDEEGCLQAMLSLADIAQALGTQGADGLSELDVAYTLRAICVSRAHASHPVPDGVATIPL; encoded by the coding sequence ATGCCAGCCCGTGCCACTGAGCCGCTACCTGCCCTGGAAGCCCGTTCCACCGATGCCGGTGCGCCTCACCTACCGGAGCCCGCCCTGACGGTCGGTGACCTGATGTCGCATGAGGCCTTCGCCGTCCATGCCGAGTCCACGTTGCACGACGCCGCGCGGCTGATGTGGGAGCACGACATCGGTGCAGTGCCCGTCGTCGATGCGAGAGGCATCGTCATCGGCATCGTCACCGATCGCGACATCGCGATGTCCGCCTTTTTCAGCGGTGACGCTCTGAGCTCCATACGTGTGGAGTCGGCGATGTCACGGGACGTGGCGGCGGTACAACCCACCCTCAACGTCTACCGGGCAGCGGGCGTCATGCGGCGGCACCAGGTGCACCGCCTGCCCGTGGTGGATGAGGAGGGTTGTCTTCAAGCCATGCTGTCGCTGGCGGACATCGCCCAGGCGCTCGGAACCCAAGGCGCGGACGGGCTTTCCGAGCTCGACGTGGCCTACACCCTCCGGGCCATTTGCGTATCGCGCGCGCACGCCAGCCACCCGGTGCCGGACGGTGTCGCCACCATCCCCCTCTGA
- a CDS encoding PAS domain-containing protein, with amino-acid sequence MPARPKNPIDRESRFEIGELFFSTTDHTGKIQSGNDVFCRVSRYRLDEMIGEPHSLIRHPDMPRAVFRVLWDYLKAGRAIAAYVKNMAADGSYYWVLATAVPIPGVDGYLSVRLKPTTQMLPVVEEAYRQLREVEREHEARGDRPGGLDASVAMLPGLLGSLGFADYDALMMQALPAEARNRDREMHLHAPSQEGGAAPTAAADVPLARVHHRCQSLLGALERQFAQLDRFLELSTKLEEKSRFLRDLAWNVRMASLNATAASARLGERGAPLAVIADAIGEQADACQSLAVALGGHNREASHQLQAAAFHTTVARLQLEMVLSFLAELLDPAALADVGGEGTVAEDGLRALITCLRDALGHVFSGYGAVVSHLSPLLSLLEDLKGLVRTLEITHLTGRVEASRVEDAGAFASLFRNVGRAVEGAREELTDFTESVDRTLTELDRLTATRRGIDRGLDEVARLLEADLVGA; translated from the coding sequence ATGCCCGCACGCCCGAAGAACCCGATCGACCGCGAGAGCCGGTTCGAGATCGGGGAGCTGTTCTTCTCGACCACGGACCACACTGGCAAGATCCAGAGCGGCAACGACGTCTTCTGTCGCGTGAGCCGCTACCGGCTCGACGAGATGATCGGAGAGCCGCACAGCCTGATTCGCCACCCCGACATGCCCCGGGCGGTCTTCCGGGTGCTGTGGGACTACCTGAAGGCCGGGCGCGCGATTGCGGCCTACGTCAAGAACATGGCGGCGGACGGCTCCTACTACTGGGTGCTCGCCACGGCTGTGCCCATCCCCGGCGTGGACGGCTACCTGTCGGTGCGCCTCAAGCCGACCACGCAGATGCTGCCTGTGGTCGAGGAGGCCTACCGACAGCTACGAGAGGTCGAGCGCGAGCATGAAGCCCGCGGTGATCGCCCCGGTGGGCTGGACGCATCGGTAGCCATGCTGCCCGGGCTGTTGGGCTCACTGGGCTTCGCCGACTACGACGCACTCATGATGCAGGCGCTTCCCGCCGAGGCGCGCAATCGCGACCGCGAGATGCACCTGCACGCGCCTTCCCAAGAGGGGGGCGCCGCGCCCACCGCCGCAGCGGACGTCCCACTGGCCAGGGTGCACCACCGCTGCCAGTCATTACTGGGCGCGCTCGAGCGCCAGTTCGCCCAACTCGACCGCTTCCTGGAGTTGTCGACCAAGCTCGAAGAGAAGTCGCGCTTCCTGCGCGATCTCGCCTGGAATGTGCGGATGGCCTCATTGAACGCCACGGCCGCCTCGGCTCGATTGGGCGAGCGGGGTGCTCCCCTGGCCGTGATCGCCGACGCCATCGGGGAGCAGGCCGACGCCTGCCAATCCCTGGCGGTGGCGCTGGGCGGACACAATCGCGAGGCCTCCCACCAGCTACAGGCGGCCGCCTTCCACACGACGGTGGCACGTTTGCAGCTCGAGATGGTGCTGAGCTTTCTCGCAGAACTACTCGATCCGGCCGCCCTCGCCGACGTCGGGGGCGAAGGGACTGTGGCAGAAGACGGTCTGCGCGCGCTCATCACCTGCCTGCGGGACGCGCTGGGGCACGTGTTCTCGGGATACGGTGCGGTGGTCAGCCACCTCTCCCCCCTCCTGAGCTTGCTCGAGGACCTGAAGGGGCTCGTCCGCACACTGGAGATCACGCACCTCACCGGGCGGGTCGAAGCGAGCCGGGTGGAGGACGCCGGCGCGTTCGCCTCCCTCTTCCGCAACGTGGGCCGCGCGGTCGAAGGTGCGCGCGAGGAGCTCACGGACTTCACGGAGTCGGTGGACCGCACCCTGACCGAACTGGACCGACTGACGGCGACGCGCCGTGGAATCGACCGGGGCCTGGACGAGGTGGCGCGCCTGCTCGAGGCGGATCTCGTCGGAGCCTAG
- the cls gene encoding cardiolipin synthase, producing the protein MSVHPLSSALLVSHWLVVVGLSLRVITRRPPIGVAMAWLAVVMSVPFVGAALYLFFGEKRLGPARSARIAATLPALHQWQAHLPKAPDLDPGNHLREMLAPHAWRALGFPPMDGNHLELLADVDAVFDRMVGDIRRAQHSVEACFYIWREDGRAGEVLAALTGASARGVSCRVLADATGSKPFLRGDGPQRLRASGVQVQAALPTSALRTLFARADLRNHRKILTLDGTVAYVGSQNLVDPRYFKQDAGVGRWVDAMVRMEGSAVPALAGVFALDWSVERGLSWEAPRSAPGSPPEPRSTVQVVPSGPDLQPDAIRQLLLTALYGARREIFVTTPYFVPDDALLAALLSAAQRDVDVILVVPAHVDSRLVRLAGVAHFSDLMAAGARIGLYEDGLLHTKSLTIDGSLSIFGSVNFDMRSLWLNHEISLFVYDAEFTSRLRALQAGYLESSSVLDPVVWSRRPGWRKLAEDTCRLLGPIL; encoded by the coding sequence ATGAGCGTCCATCCGCTGTCCAGCGCGTTGCTCGTATCCCACTGGTTGGTGGTCGTGGGACTGTCCCTGCGGGTGATCACCCGACGGCCACCCATCGGCGTCGCGATGGCCTGGCTGGCCGTGGTGATGAGCGTTCCGTTCGTGGGTGCCGCGCTCTATCTGTTTTTCGGAGAGAAGCGGCTAGGTCCAGCGCGTTCGGCCAGGATCGCGGCCACCCTTCCCGCGCTCCACCAGTGGCAAGCGCACCTGCCGAAGGCCCCCGATCTGGATCCCGGCAACCACCTGCGGGAAATGCTCGCCCCCCACGCCTGGAGGGCCCTCGGCTTCCCGCCGATGGACGGAAACCACCTGGAGCTCCTTGCAGACGTAGATGCGGTGTTCGACCGGATGGTCGGGGACATCCGACGCGCCCAGCACTCGGTCGAAGCCTGCTTCTACATCTGGCGCGAGGATGGTCGTGCCGGGGAGGTACTGGCCGCGCTGACCGGGGCGAGCGCTCGCGGCGTCTCCTGTCGCGTGCTGGCCGACGCGACCGGGAGCAAGCCCTTCCTTCGCGGCGACGGCCCCCAGCGCCTTCGAGCGTCCGGCGTGCAGGTGCAGGCGGCCCTCCCCACCAGCGCTCTGCGAACGCTCTTCGCTCGGGCGGATCTGCGGAACCATCGCAAGATTCTCACCCTCGATGGAACGGTCGCGTACGTTGGTAGTCAGAACCTGGTCGACCCGCGGTACTTCAAGCAGGACGCCGGCGTGGGCAGGTGGGTCGACGCCATGGTGCGGATGGAGGGCTCGGCGGTCCCCGCATTGGCGGGTGTCTTCGCGCTCGATTGGAGTGTGGAGCGCGGTCTCTCCTGGGAGGCTCCGCGATCCGCGCCGGGAAGTCCCCCGGAGCCACGATCCACGGTTCAGGTGGTTCCCTCGGGTCCCGATCTACAACCGGACGCCATCCGGCAGCTCTTGCTGACCGCGCTGTACGGCGCCCGTCGCGAGATCTTCGTGACCACGCCCTACTTTGTCCCGGACGATGCGCTTCTCGCGGCCTTGCTCTCGGCTGCTCAGCGGGACGTGGACGTGATCCTGGTCGTGCCCGCGCACGTGGATTCCCGGCTGGTCCGCCTGGCCGGAGTGGCCCACTTCTCCGATCTGATGGCAGCGGGGGCGCGGATCGGACTCTACGAAGATGGACTGCTCCATACCAAGAGCCTGACAATCGACGGATCGCTCTCCATCTTCGGCTCGGTCAACTTCGATATGCGGAGCCTCTGGTTGAACCACGAGATCTCGTTGTTCGTGTACGATGCGGAATTCACGAGTCGTCTCCGCGCACTCCAGGCAGGCTACCTCGAGTCCTCCTCGGTCCTGGACCCTGTCGTGTGGAGCCGGCGGCCCGGGTGGCGCAAGCTGGCCGAAGACACTTGCAGGCTCCTGGGGCCCATTCTCTGA
- a CDS encoding sigma-54 dependent transcriptional regulator encodes MGARALAVGWWDDVDGHDEAVEPGVATEAGARCRILVADADPRTRACLVELLRSHGHDVASAEEGQAALNAFAGEDFDLVFLDLELPGVAGMNVLAALPAIDSQADVVVFTAVQGVESVVEAMKLGAYEYLTKPADSHTILRVVQRARRERALRKEVQRLRTEVPTRSPGGLVGRSPAMRRLLSAIARVAVTRASVLITGETGTGKELVARAIHECSPRSRRPFVDVHCSAIPHALLESELFGHVRGAFTGAVASRKGLVEEADGGTLFLDEVGTLTPDVQVRLLRLLQERRIQRVGSSMSTPVDFRLVAASNVDLRDEVGAGHFREDLFFRLDVCAIRVPPLRERTEDVPLLAHHFLTRFATEYGIEPPRLTPEVLARMVAYDWPGNVRELEHFVERSLVMHPGASSIPFDLPHGTSEEGPEPLVQRALDEDWSLDRLERVYILRRLERNGWQRSATAEQLGIDRRTIHRKLKRYREEGLLAEVVDTGALG; translated from the coding sequence ATGGGCGCGAGAGCGTTGGCAGTCGGGTGGTGGGACGACGTGGACGGTCACGACGAAGCCGTCGAGCCCGGGGTCGCGACCGAAGCGGGAGCGCGATGTCGGATCCTGGTCGCAGATGCGGATCCACGGACCCGTGCCTGTCTGGTCGAGCTCCTTCGCTCCCACGGCCACGACGTCGCGTCTGCCGAGGAAGGGCAGGCGGCCCTCAACGCGTTCGCCGGCGAGGACTTCGATCTCGTCTTCCTGGACCTCGAACTCCCTGGGGTGGCGGGCATGAACGTGCTGGCCGCCTTACCCGCGATCGACTCCCAGGCGGACGTGGTCGTGTTCACCGCCGTGCAGGGCGTGGAGTCGGTGGTGGAGGCCATGAAGCTCGGGGCGTACGAGTACCTCACCAAGCCAGCCGACTCGCACACCATTCTGCGGGTGGTGCAGCGGGCCCGTAGGGAGCGGGCGCTCCGCAAGGAGGTCCAGCGACTGCGCACCGAAGTCCCGACGCGTTCGCCCGGCGGTCTGGTCGGTCGGTCTCCCGCCATGAGACGGCTGCTGTCGGCCATCGCGCGCGTGGCGGTGACGCGCGCGTCCGTATTGATCACCGGGGAGACGGGAACGGGCAAAGAACTGGTGGCCCGGGCTATCCACGAGTGCTCTCCAAGGTCCAGGCGTCCGTTCGTGGACGTGCACTGCTCCGCCATTCCGCACGCGCTTCTGGAGTCGGAGCTCTTCGGACATGTGCGCGGGGCCTTTACGGGGGCGGTGGCCAGCCGCAAGGGACTGGTCGAGGAAGCGGACGGGGGAACGCTCTTTCTCGACGAGGTGGGGACGCTCACTCCGGACGTACAGGTACGACTGCTGCGGCTCCTTCAGGAACGTCGCATCCAGAGGGTCGGCAGCAGCATGTCGACACCCGTGGACTTCCGCCTCGTAGCGGCCAGCAACGTCGATCTGCGCGACGAGGTCGGCGCGGGGCACTTCCGGGAGGACCTCTTCTTCCGGCTGGACGTGTGCGCGATCCGCGTTCCTCCGCTACGGGAGCGTACCGAGGACGTCCCTCTGCTGGCGCACCACTTCCTGACCCGCTTCGCGACCGAGTACGGGATCGAGCCCCCGAGGCTGACGCCCGAGGTGCTTGCCCGCATGGTCGCCTATGATTGGCCTGGGAACGTCCGCGAGCTGGAGCACTTCGTGGAGCGTTCGCTGGTGATGCATCCCGGCGCGTCCAGCATTCCCTTCGATCTGCCGCATGGCACCTCGGAGGAAGGCCCGGAGCCCCTGGTCCAGCGTGCGCTCGACGAAGATTGGTCGCTGGACCGTCTCGAGCGCGTCTATATCCTCCGGCGACTGGAGAGGAACGGCTGGCAACGCAGCGCCACCGCAGAGCAGCTCGGCATCGATCGACGAACGATCCACCGGAAGCTCAAGCGCTACCGTGAGGAAGGGCTCCTGGCCGAAGTCGTCGATACCGGCGCCCTCGGGTAA
- a CDS encoding cytochrome C, with the protein MTHVATVLHATLFAYLPLSSPALAHSLSVPSRPDAAEERVAAALTEYIGHLTHTPAPPVHWSAPVPSFSRQTGLACSACHTRFPQLNALGRDFKLNGYTLTAQQVIQEADSGGAGLRLDLVPPLSGMIITSLTSTQRSVPGTQNRSAAFPQEMGLFFAGGITTNLGAFLQLTYDPSSGGIGLDNADVRFAGHTRVAGTDVLAGLTLNDAPGVQDLWNSTPVWGFPFASSDVAPSAAASVLLDGGLDQTAVGLGSYALWDNRLYTEATLYRSAFQGGPVPVDGSASDVIHGVAPYWRAALQHPLGETDLMLGTYGMVANLTPTGFEGARDRYVDVGVDGQIQRPLTNGGALVAHGTWIHERRTLDATRAADGSSFRRGHLDTARLDAMYAWSSRWAATAGVFSTTGSADPGLYAPAAVSGSSNGRPDTRGLTAMLTFTPWLNTRLGLEYTAYTSFNGRGSDYDGSGRAASDNNTLYLMTWLVF; encoded by the coding sequence ATGACACACGTCGCCACGGTCCTTCACGCCACCTTGTTTGCGTACCTTCCGCTTTCCTCTCCTGCGCTCGCCCATTCGCTGAGCGTCCCATCCCGACCCGACGCAGCGGAAGAACGCGTTGCAGCGGCGCTCACGGAGTACATCGGGCACCTGACCCACACACCCGCCCCGCCGGTGCATTGGAGCGCCCCGGTCCCGAGTTTCAGTCGTCAGACGGGGCTCGCCTGTAGCGCCTGCCATACGCGCTTTCCACAACTCAACGCGCTCGGACGCGACTTCAAGCTGAACGGCTACACACTGACTGCGCAGCAGGTGATCCAGGAAGCAGACAGCGGTGGTGCGGGCTTGAGGCTCGATCTGGTTCCACCGCTGTCGGGAATGATCATCACGTCCCTCACGTCGACCCAGAGAAGCGTGCCCGGGACCCAGAACCGGAGCGCGGCCTTTCCGCAGGAGATGGGGCTCTTCTTCGCGGGAGGCATCACCACCAACCTCGGCGCATTCCTTCAGCTGACCTACGACCCCAGCTCGGGTGGGATCGGACTCGACAATGCCGACGTGCGCTTCGCCGGTCACACGCGCGTCGCCGGGACGGACGTACTGGCGGGTTTGACCCTGAACGACGCTCCGGGCGTGCAGGATCTGTGGAACAGCACTCCTGTCTGGGGCTTCCCCTTCGCCTCGTCCGACGTGGCCCCGTCGGCAGCCGCCAGCGTGCTGCTGGACGGTGGCTTGGACCAGACGGCCGTGGGTCTGGGCAGCTACGCCTTGTGGGACAACCGGCTCTACACCGAAGCCACGCTCTACCGCTCTGCGTTCCAGGGGGGGCCGGTGCCGGTGGACGGTAGCGCGTCCGACGTCATTCACGGCGTCGCACCCTACTGGAGGGCCGCGCTGCAACACCCCCTCGGTGAGACAGATCTGATGCTGGGTACCTACGGGATGGTCGCGAACCTCACGCCCACGGGGTTCGAGGGGGCTCGGGATCGCTACGTCGACGTGGGAGTCGATGGGCAGATCCAACGTCCGCTGACCAACGGAGGGGCCCTGGTCGCCCACGGCACCTGGATCCATGAGCGCCGAACCCTGGACGCGACCCGCGCCGCGGACGGATCGAGCTTCAGGCGAGGGCACCTGGATACGGCGAGACTAGACGCGATGTACGCCTGGTCCAGCCGTTGGGCGGCCACCGCTGGCGTGTTCTCGACCACCGGAAGCGCGGATCCCGGTCTCTATGCACCCGCGGCCGTGAGCGGAAGCTCCAACGGACGGCCCGACACCCGGGGGCTCACGGCGATGCTCACCTTCACCCCTTGGCTCAACACACGACTGGGTCTGGAGTACACCGCCTACACGTCGTTCAACGGGCGGGGAAGCGACTACGATGGCTCGGGCCGCGCCGCTTCGGACAACAACACGCTCTATCTCATGACTTGGCTGGTGTTTTGA
- a CDS encoding Rid family detoxifying hydrolase, translating into MSAIRSVTTDRAPAAGGHYSQGIVYGGLVYVSGQLPFRPGDPTRALGTVAEQAEQALRNVEAILEAGGSSLSRTVQMTIYISNGDDWATVNDVYTRMLGEHRPARAVVPVAPLHYGAAIEIQAIGAIG; encoded by the coding sequence TTGAGCGCCATCCGATCCGTCACCACCGATCGCGCACCCGCCGCTGGCGGCCACTACTCGCAGGGGATCGTCTACGGCGGGTTGGTCTACGTGTCCGGACAGTTGCCCTTCCGCCCGGGCGATCCGACTCGCGCGCTGGGCACGGTGGCGGAGCAGGCCGAACAGGCCCTCCGCAATGTGGAGGCGATCCTGGAGGCTGGCGGAAGCAGCCTGTCCCGCACGGTGCAAATGACCATCTACATCTCCAACGGCGACGATTGGGCCACGGTCAACGACGTGTACACGCGCATGCTGGGCGAGCACCGGCCCGCCCGCGCCGTGGTGCCGGTGGCCCCGCTCCACTACGGCGCCGCCATCGAGATCCAGGCGATCGGTGCGATCGGGTAG
- a CDS encoding endonuclease/exonuclease/phosphatase family protein: MASSNRRISLGTAAALVVVLGCGGGEGAGEAGPRDVATFRLALFNIQELSTDKLMDVDDHGVGQDPQARAAAQIIQRIRPDILVLEEIDHDYESVEHGLDLNARRFVQAYLNKGDHPIDLRYSYAAPNNTGILSGVDLNGDGIVATEKDVGTRTYGDDSYGYGEYPGQYSMAVVSRLPLLAQRARTFARFHWTALPGNHLPPDFYAPRALQALRLSSKSHWDLPVQVGDTVVHLLISHPTPPVFDGEEDRNGRRNFDEIRLWSLYLDGSEALRDDEGRAGGYEGGAPFVVVGDLNARPNADESLYEGHTAIAQLLERTDLRDSGPFLVSEGGRRGRPSGPPDHWERATTGFGGGSRIDYLLPSLGLEILDGGVFWPAATDDPQGAEWAERASDHRLIWLDLRLPS, encoded by the coding sequence GTGGCATCGTCGAACCGGCGGATCTCGTTGGGGACCGCGGCGGCGCTGGTGGTGGTGTTGGGCTGCGGGGGCGGCGAGGGCGCTGGCGAGGCCGGGCCTCGGGACGTCGCCACGTTCCGGCTCGCCCTGTTCAACATCCAGGAGCTTTCGACGGACAAGCTCATGGACGTGGACGATCACGGCGTCGGCCAGGATCCCCAGGCACGTGCCGCCGCGCAGATCATCCAGCGGATCCGACCCGACATCCTGGTGCTGGAGGAGATCGACCACGACTACGAAAGCGTCGAGCATGGGCTGGACCTGAACGCGCGCCGCTTCGTGCAGGCCTACCTGAACAAGGGCGACCACCCGATCGACCTGCGCTACTCCTACGCCGCACCCAACAACACCGGCATCCTGTCCGGCGTCGACCTGAACGGGGATGGGATCGTGGCCACGGAGAAGGACGTGGGCACCCGGACCTACGGAGACGACAGCTACGGCTACGGCGAATACCCCGGCCAGTACTCCATGGCGGTGGTCTCCCGCTTGCCGCTCCTGGCCCAACGGGCGCGTACCTTCGCGCGGTTCCACTGGACCGCGCTGCCCGGCAACCACCTGCCTCCGGACTTCTATGCGCCGCGGGCGCTGCAGGCTCTGCGGCTGTCCAGCAAGTCGCACTGGGATCTGCCCGTGCAGGTGGGCGACACCGTGGTGCACCTGCTGATCAGCCATCCTACGCCTCCCGTTTTCGACGGCGAGGAGGACCGCAACGGCCGTCGCAACTTCGACGAGATCCGGTTGTGGTCGCTGTACCTGGACGGATCGGAGGCCCTGCGCGACGACGAGGGACGGGCCGGTGGCTACGAGGGCGGCGCCCCGTTCGTCGTCGTGGGTGACTTGAACGCCCGCCCCAACGCGGACGAGTCCCTGTACGAAGGGCACACCGCGATCGCCCAATTGCTCGAGCGCACGGACCTCCGGGACTCGGGTCCGTTCCTGGTCAGCGAGGGGGGGCGGCGGGGGCGCCCGTCCGGTCCTCCCGACCACTGGGAACGCGCCACCACCGGCTTCGGAGGCGGCTCCCGCATCGACTATCTGCTGCCCTCCCTGGGTCTCGAGATCCTCGACGGTGGGGTGTTCTGGCCCGCGGCCACGGACGACCCCCAAGGCGCGGAGTGGGCCGAGCGCGCGTCGGACCACCGCCTGATCTGGCTCGACCTGCGCCTGCCTTCCTGA
- a CDS encoding UbiA family prenyltransferase, with product MTTGDAEGAPVLRPAGLRQLLYPGHTLPTALAPVAVAFGLATSHGVAAIGPALAAFLAGWLIQLGGVIADNYNNLRRHPDDREHPEFVQAIASGRLSIDQFRHAARVCYAGALVAGLYLVWIGGVPALVIGIASILASLAYSSDPFPLGDRALGDPLFFVFFGVVSVAGAYYVQAAAALGTPFLVGPPPGSLPASAVLVSLPVAALTTNILVIDNIRDREFDAAKGEITLAVVLGETWSRVELVLLTCLAYGVPLVLWMSGSGAPVLLPLLTLPLGAWLAVRVWKLRGHEALRPVTAQAGMLDLAFSLLFAVGLAWGGVG from the coding sequence GTGACAACCGGCGACGCTGAGGGAGCACCGGTACTGCGGCCGGCCGGGCTTCGCCAGCTGCTCTATCCCGGACACACGCTTCCCACGGCGCTCGCTCCCGTGGCCGTCGCGTTCGGGCTGGCCACCTCGCACGGCGTCGCCGCGATCGGCCCCGCCCTCGCCGCCTTCCTTGCGGGGTGGCTGATCCAGCTCGGCGGTGTGATCGCAGACAACTACAACAACCTGCGCCGGCACCCCGATGACCGGGAACACCCCGAGTTCGTGCAGGCGATCGCAAGCGGCCGGCTGAGCATCGATCAGTTTCGCCACGCGGCCCGTGTCTGCTACGCCGGCGCGCTGGTCGCAGGCCTCTACCTGGTGTGGATCGGGGGCGTGCCTGCGCTCGTCATCGGCATTGCCAGCATCCTGGCCAGCCTGGCCTACTCCTCCGATCCGTTTCCGCTCGGCGACCGCGCCCTGGGCGACCCACTCTTCTTCGTCTTCTTCGGTGTCGTCTCCGTTGCAGGGGCCTACTACGTACAGGCAGCAGCCGCGCTGGGCACACCATTCCTGGTCGGGCCGCCTCCCGGATCTCTGCCGGCGAGCGCGGTGCTGGTGAGTCTCCCGGTCGCTGCCCTGACCACGAACATCCTCGTCATCGACAATATTCGGGATCGGGAGTTCGATGCGGCCAAAGGTGAGATCACGCTGGCGGTCGTGCTGGGGGAGACCTGGAGTCGAGTCGAGCTGGTGCTCCTCACCTGCCTCGCGTACGGGGTCCCGTTGGTGCTCTGGATGAGCGGTTCCGGAGCTCCGGTCCTGCTGCCCCTGCTCACGCTGCCTTTGGGCGCCTGGCTCGCGGTCCGTGTCTGGAAGCTGCGCGGTCATGAAGCACTACGCCCGGTCACTGCGCAGGCGGGGATGCTCGACCTGGCCTTCTCCCTTCTGTTCGCCGTCGGCCTCGCCTGGGGAGGCGTGGGCTAG
- a CDS encoding CBS domain-containing protein, with protein sequence MSTEGITRRTETTPRTRADAGKPLASYPASTVGRLMSKQVHRVGVDASLNEAARLMWDRDIGAVPVVDGQGKVVGMVTDRDIAMAAYIQGKPLTRIPVRSVMSRDVISLSSAEPLHKASTLMRRHQIRRLPIVDEQGVASGMLTLSDLARSSITGEGDGLTEHDLADTLCSICAPRTSLGAEGETMLGAPA encoded by the coding sequence ATGTCTACTGAGGGCATTACAAGACGTACCGAGACCACCCCCCGGACCCGCGCGGATGCGGGGAAACCACTGGCCTCCTATCCGGCCTCCACAGTCGGGCGCCTGATGTCCAAACAGGTCCATCGGGTCGGTGTGGACGCTTCACTGAACGAGGCTGCCCGCCTCATGTGGGACCGGGACATCGGTGCGGTTCCCGTCGTGGACGGACAGGGCAAGGTGGTCGGGATGGTCACGGATCGAGACATCGCCATGGCCGCCTACATCCAGGGCAAGCCGCTCACTCGCATTCCAGTGCGATCGGTGATGAGCCGGGATGTGATCTCGCTCAGCTCGGCCGAGCCGCTACACAAGGCCTCGACGCTCATGCGTCGTCATCAGATCCGCAGGCTACCCATCGTCGACGAACAGGGTGTCGCCAGCGGGATGTTGACGCTCTCCGACCTCGCCCGCAGCAGCATCACGGGCGAAGGCGACGGGCTGACCGAGCACGATCTGGCCGATACGCTGTGCTCGATCTGCGCTCCCAGGACCTCCCTGGGCGCGGAGGGCGAGACGATGCTCGGTGCACCTGCCTAG
- a CDS encoding mechanosensitive ion channel family protein — protein sequence MQVESDHPVGPPPWPGIRRRRTLLLDLVTGAMRMTTIEGILAFVHPATLTGALVYAALFLGFGFIGALLIRKASQRALRRDAVDRMAVLILRPLLQAGLWAFLAVGYAHLIPGLRALGTALLAGVSVVGIVLGVAAQNTLGNAIAGLALLVYRPFQVGDRLQVQAPAGPETGVVESVTLGYTVLVTFDNRRVVLPNALAGAQTTVNLTSVEPRVLANVEVGIGYGSDVEKARAILLGLAADDPDVTEPMDCPLVELGSSSVSLRVRAWCRDSPAATRFEHRLYESAKKRFAEAGIEIPYPYSNVIVSQR from the coding sequence GTGCAGGTCGAGAGCGACCATCCGGTGGGGCCCCCTCCATGGCCAGGGATCCGGCGGCGGCGTACCCTGCTGCTCGACCTCGTGACGGGAGCCATGCGCATGACGACGATCGAAGGGATCCTCGCTTTCGTTCACCCAGCCACCCTGACGGGGGCGCTGGTCTACGCCGCGCTGTTTCTGGGCTTCGGCTTCATCGGTGCTCTCCTGATCCGGAAGGCCTCGCAACGGGCGTTGCGTAGAGATGCAGTCGACAGGATGGCCGTGCTGATCCTGCGACCGCTGCTACAGGCGGGGCTCTGGGCGTTCCTGGCCGTCGGATACGCTCACCTCATCCCCGGACTGCGGGCGCTGGGGACGGCTCTGCTGGCTGGCGTCAGCGTGGTCGGGATCGTGCTCGGAGTGGCAGCTCAGAACACGCTCGGCAACGCCATCGCCGGGCTGGCCCTCCTCGTATATCGACCGTTCCAGGTGGGGGATCGCTTGCAGGTGCAAGCCCCGGCCGGACCCGAGACGGGCGTGGTCGAGAGCGTGACCCTGGGCTACACGGTGTTGGTGACGTTCGACAACCGTCGCGTGGTCCTCCCCAACGCGCTGGCGGGCGCCCAGACCACCGTCAACCTGACCAGCGTCGAACCCCGGGTCCTTGCCAACGTCGAGGTGGGAATCGGCTACGGCTCCGACGTCGAGAAGGCTCGCGCGATCCTCCTGGGGTTGGCCGCGGATGACCCTGACGTCACCGAGCCCATGGACTGTCCATTGGTGGAGCTGGGATCCTCCAGCGTGTCGCTCAGGGTGCGGGCCTGGTGCCGGGATTCGCCCGCGGCGACCCGTTTCGAGCACCGGCTGTACGAGAGTGCCAAGAAGCGCTTCGCGGAAGCCGGGATCGAGATCCCCTACCCGTACAGCAACGTCATCGTCTCACAGCGATGA